CGGGACGCGCATGCACTGCGAGGTGCTCTTCCGCGCCCTGGACAGGCCGGAGCACGTCAAGAAGCTCCTCTCCCTGGAGTTGACGGGCGCCTACGTCAACGAGGCCCGGCAGGTGCCGAAGGCCATCCTCGACGTGCTGTGCAGCCGCGTGGGCCGCTACCCAAGCAAGGCCCAGGGCGGTGCCACCTGGTTCGGCGTATGGATGGACACCAACCCGTGGCACACCGCGCACTGGGGCTACAAGCTCTTCAGCAAGGCGCTGCCGGAGGGCTACGAGCTCTTCGAGCAGCCCGGAGGACGCGCGCCCGACGCGGAGAACCTGGAGAACCTGCCGCCCGGCTACTACGAGCGGCAGGTGGCGGGGAAAGACGCCGAGTGGGTGGCGGAGTACATCGACAGCAAGTACCCCAGCCACGACAAGGGCAGCATCTACGGCGATCTCCTGGCCGCGGTGGAGAAGCGCGGCGGCCTCCTCGACTTCCCCGTGGCGACGGACGGCATCTTCACCACGTGGGACTTGGGCCGCGCGGACAGCACCAGCATCTGGTTCTGGCGCCTGCGTGACGGCGGCGGTGTCGACGTCGTCGACCACTACCGCAACAACGGCGAGCCCCTCTCGCACTACTTCGGCGTCCTGGATGGGCGCGCGGCCTCCCGGGGCTACCGCTACCGGAAGCATGTCCTGCCCCACGACGCCCGCGCGAAGACGCTCGTCACGCGCGCCTCTGTGCTGGAGCAGGTGGCCGCGAAGTACGGCCCCGGCGCCGTCACCATCGGCCCGGCGCTGAGTCTGGAGGACGGCATCGCCGCCGCCCGCGCGCTCCTGGAGCGGGACGTGCGCTTCCACGCGCGCTGCGACACCCCTCCCCTGCCGGGCCTGGAGAGCGGCCTGGAGGCGCTGCGCAGCTACCGCTACCAGTACAACGAGTCGCTCCAGACGTACTCGCGGGAGCCGCTGCACGACTGGGCCAGCCATGACGCGGACTCA
This region of Corallococcus silvisoli genomic DNA includes:
- a CDS encoding phage terminase large subunit codes for the protein MNSVAYRAPPTLARFMRSNAFVRCCVGPVGSGKSSAACVEVVRRAAEQAAGPDGVRRTRFAVIRNTYRELKDTTRKTFEQWVLPAVGKWHEQDFTFTVDIPLRDGTRMHCEVLFRALDRPEHVKKLLSLELTGAYVNEARQVPKAILDVLCSRVGRYPSKAQGGATWFGVWMDTNPWHTAHWGYKLFSKALPEGYELFEQPGGRAPDAENLENLPPGYYERQVAGKDAEWVAEYIDSKYPSHDKGSIYGDLLAAVEKRGGLLDFPVATDGIFTTWDLGRADSTSIWFWRLRDGGGVDVVDHYRNNGEPLSHYFGVLDGRAASRGYRYRKHVLPHDARAKTLVTRASVLEQVAAKYGPGAVTIGPALSLEDGIAAARALLERDVRFHARCDTPPLPGLESGLEALRSYRYQYNESLQTYSREPLHDWASHDADSFRYLAAFVRVAEALTAASSEAKRPAPPPTEPATFVMPEPWDIAPSGGGSRI